The DNA region GTTGCCCTTCAATATGATTTCACGCCAGAAATCCAGAGCTACATCCAGTGGAGCCGCGGCTACAAGGGCGGCGGCGGCAACGTGCCGGCAAGCGATGGCTCCGCGCCGGCTTTTGGACCGGAGACGCTCGATTCCTACGAGCTTGGCGTGAAGTCCCGCCTGCTCAACGGCAAACTGACTGCTAACTTCGCGGCCTTCTACTATGACTATTCGGGCCTGCAGGTCGAAAAGTTGGTTCCCCCGAACGGCGTCCTCACGGACAATGCGCAAGCGAAGGCGTATGGCGCCGAACTTGAGATCCGATACAGCCCAGTCCCCGACCTCACCTTCACCCTTGCGCCCACATACGTGCACACGGAGTTCACGGAGTTCACCTCGACGGAGCCGCTGACGCTCGTCCCCTACGATCTCGCTGGAAAGACGTTGAATTTCGCGCCGAAGTGGACCGTTAACGCGAGTGCATCCAAGCGTTTCGATCTTGGCGGAGAACTGTTGAACGAGCTAGAACTCACCGCAAGTGCGCGGCACAATTCGACCGTCGTCTTCTCCTACTTCAACCTCGACGCCCTTGACCGACAACGGCCTTACACCGTGGTTGACCTAAACGCGACGATCTCCGATGTGGACAGGAAAACCACGCTGTCGCTGTTCGTCAACAATTTGGGCAACAAGGCATACAAGACTCTTACGGGTAATTTCGGGTTTGGATATATCGGTCACTGGGGTGCCCCCAGGACGTGGGGCGCGCGCCTCAGCCGCTCCTTCTGATCCGAGCGAGCGCCATGCGGGCAGGGTCGTTCGGATGAGCGATCCTGCAAGCTCAAATCAGTTAGATGTTTGATCGCGGGGTTTGATGGTAAAACACCCACAGAGGTGGGTCGGGAAATTTGACCAGCGGGATGAGTGGGTCGCCGGCCTGACGACAGCCATGGTGGTGGCGGCACAGGAGGCCAGATGAGTAAGCGACCCCGCCGGAATCGCCGTCTGGCGTTCAAGGCGAGGGTTGCATCGTCGCCCGCAGGTACGCGCGCGACCTGGAAGATTACCTCGGACGCCCCTTTTCGCGGTGAAGCGGCGCGCGCAACCCGTATCTGTCCCAGTATATTCAGTTTAGCATCAAGGATCCTCATATGCATCGCTCGGGCATCGAACTCATCAACCTGTACTGGGAAGAAGTCTGGAACAACGGGAACCTGGAACTGATCCGCGAAATCTGTGCGAGTCCTATCGTCCGGCACGACGCTAATGAGGTTACGAGCCTCACGCACGATCAGCAGATCGCGCGCGTCGCGGCGCAGCGGACAAGGCTTCCCTTCTTCACCCATGAGGTGCTGGTCGCCGACGAGCATCATGTCTGCTCAGTCTGGAACATGACGATCCGGGAGGGGGGTGAGCGGGAGCTCTGCGGCATTGAGGTGTTCCGGGTGGAGGAAGGGCGCCTGTCGCACTGCTGGAATTCCGGCTACATTCCCGGCCTGTGGGGTCGCGACGGTGCGGAGCGGGAGGCGCGCGAGCCCGCCATCCTGCCGTCGCTGAGCAGTATCGATACCGACTGGATCCAGGATATCTTAACCTCTGTCGACAAGAGCACCCCGCGCGTTGGAGTGCTCCAGTCGGTGGATCGTATCGGCAACGGCACGCTGAGCGAGACTGCTCGCGTCGTCCTGCATTACAATGCCGACCCCGAAAACTATCCCACCACGCTTTTCTGCAAGTTCAACCGGTCAACCCCCGAGATCGACGCTGCGAACAAGCGGGTGGGCTTCTATGAGCGTGAGATCAACACCTACAGCTTCCTGCGCGACCATCCGGACATCTCGGCGCCGAAGGTATATTTCGCCGCGACCAATCCCGACACGGGCGCCACCAACATCGTCCTCGAAGATCTCTCGACGCGAACCACGCCAGGCGACCAGGTCAGGGGCGCTTCGGTCGAGGAAGCGGACGCGGTGGTACGGGCGCTGTCACACCTCCACGCCAAGTTCCTCGGAACGGAGCCGAGTGACTGGCTGTTCGATCGCCAGCCCCGTGCGGCAATGTTTCATGATTCGTACCGGATAGGCGCCGCAGCGCTCAAGGAATTCCTCGGCAGCGCCGTTGACGCCTGCGATTACGAGCTGATCGACAGGTTCGAGCAGCTTTATCTTGATTGGGTGAACCTGCCCGTCGGCACCAAGACGGTGCTGCACGGCGACCCGCGCGTCGACAACATCTTGTTCGAGGCGGGCCCGTCCGGGATCAAGGCGTGGCTCATCGATTGGGGGATGACCGGGGTCGGGAGCCCGCAGTTCGATTTGGCCTACTTCCTGACGGGCAGCGTGCCCGTCGACATGCGGCGCCAGCACGATCGACGCTGGATCGCGGAGCATGCAGCTGAACTCGCCAAGGCTTCCCCGGCCTACGATCTCGCATCGGCGGAAATGATGTTCCGCGCTCAGGCCGTGGCGCAGCTTGCTGCAACCGTGCCGGCCGCGCGTACCGTCGAGCGCTCGGCACGCGGTGTCGAGCTTCTGACCACCCTCGTTCAGCGCAACTGCGCCGCCGTTCGCGACTGGGATGCCTTCGGCGCCATACGCTCGCTTTCTACAATGTGACGGGGGTCGCGGCCCCTAGCTGGCTAACTACGCCGAAAAGGAAACATCATGGATCTGTTTCGTAAGGGCGCCTTCAAGGGCAAGACCGTTTTCGTCGCTGGCGGATCCACGGGCATCAACCTCGGCATCGCCGAACGCTTCGGCGAGATGGGCGCCAACGTCGCGGTCATCAGCCGCAATGAGGAGCGGATTGCTGTCGCGGCTGAGCGCGTGAAGGCGACGGGCGCCGACGCCATCGGCGTGGTTGCCGACGTTCGCGACTTCGACGCCGTTTCGCGTGCGTTCGCTGCAACTACCGAGAAGTGGGGCGAGATCAGCGTGGTCATCTCTGGCGCCGCAGGCAATTTCCTTTCGCCCGCGACCGGGCTGTCGGCCAACGCCTTCCGTACGGTGGTCGAGATTGACCTGCTCGGCACGTTCAACGTGCTCCGAGCCTCGTTCGACCATCTTCGCAAGCCTGGTGCGTCTGTGATCTCGATCACGGCCGGCCAAGCCAAGCGCCCGGTCATGTTCCAGGCGCATGCGAGCGCGGCCAAGGCGGGCATCAACAATCTCACTGGGACGTTGGCGATGGAGTGGGGCCCGGCCGGCATCCGCGTCAACGCCATCTCGCCTGGCCCGATCGGAGACACCGAGGGGATGGCCCGGCTTGCTCCGTCGGACGAGGCCACCGCCAAGTTGAAGAGCCGTCTTGCCTTGCGGGACTACGGCACAAAGCGCGACATCGCGGATGCCGCGCTGTTCCTTTCGAGCGACAATGCCCGCTACATCACTGGGGTGGTGCTCGAGGTCGATGGTGGCCTCCTGCTCGGCGACGCCTCGGCGGACGCCCTTACCCTTCCGGACCGTCGATGATGACGCTTGAGATCGATCGGCGCGGCGCGGTCGATTGGGTGACGTTTAACCGCCCCGATCGGCTGAATGCTCTCAGTCCCGAGCTTGTCGAGGCGCTACACGAGTACTTCGACAGCCTGTCCCGCGATACCGACACCCGTGTGGTGCTGCTGCGGGGGGCAGGACGCGCCTTCTGCGCGGGTCTCGACCTCGGAGCGACGGGCGGCGGCGATCTCGACGCCACCGCGCACCTCGCAATCCAGCGGAGGGTCTCGGAAATCGTCCTGAAGATGCGGTATTGCCCCCAAGCGATCGTCAGTCTGGTCCATGGTCCCGCCTGCGGCGGCGGCTTCGCCATGGCGCTCGCATCGGACATCCGCATCGCCGGAGCCAGTGCGCGGATGAACGCGGCATTCGTCCGGATCGGCCTTTCGGCATGCGACATCGGCGTTTCATACTTCCTCCCCCGTCTCGTCGGGGCGAGTCTCGCCGCCGAACTGATGATGACGGGGGATTTCATCCATGCCGAACGAGCCTTGCAGCTGGGTCTAGTAAGCCGCGTGGTGGCTGACGAGGACTTGGAAGTCGCCGCGGAGCCGCTCCTTGACGCGATGCTGACGACGTCACCCCTCGGTCTCAGGCTGACGAAGGAATGCCTTCGGATGTCAATTGATGCGCCGAGCCTCGAGGCGGCAATCGCGATGGAGGACCGCAATCAGGTCATTGCAGGCAGCGCGCCTGAGTTTCAGGAGGGAGTCGCCGCGTTTTTCGAGAAGCGCCGTCCAGCTTATGCGGCCGAGCTCGTGAAGCGGACCAAGCGGTGAGCGCCGCAGCCGGGACAACATCTTCGGAAGGCGCGGCCGGAAGCAGCGTCGTCTCAGCGACCGGCTTCATTTCGACGATATCAGCGACGCCCGGGCGAACGCAACGGGCTACGAATTCCTCTGTGTCGCACGATGTGTTGTGGCAAGATTGAGGACGCACCAAGCAAAGGAGAGAAAGATGTTGCGGATGTTAAGCGAAGCGCATGGGAATGTTGTTCTTGCCGATGATTTGCCCGCCAAACCGGTCGGCGTCATGAAGCCGGGCATGGTCGAGATCGGGGCGGCGACGCACGATAGAGCATCGCGGCGTTCACCGACGATCCGCACCACAGAGGCTCTTTCGCGCCTGACTGCGGTGACAGCCACCAAGATTCGGAGGCTCGCGGTCGTTGCCCCGCTCGGCCTAGCCTGTCTGTGTAGCGGATGGCCGGCGTCTTCCCAGGTCGTCATTGGTCCCGGCGATCGCCCCGAAACCGGGCTTCAGGGCCAAACCACGATCGAAGACGTGGTGAGCGGCCGGTCCAAACTTCCTTATCATGCTGGCGTTCGCCTCGTCGGTCGCACGGACATCTGGAACCGCGGCGGCAATTTGCAGCTCTCATGGGTCGATCAATGTGCCTATGTATCCACCTTCAAGCAGACAGGCCCGGCAACCGCCAACAGCCGATCTGCCTTGTTCCTCCGCGAGCCAGCGGGCGTCGCGGTTATCGACGTAAGGGACCCCCGGGCTCCAAAGCCCGTGCGCTTGCTGCGGGACCGGGGCTCGATCGATGCGGTAGAGACGATGCACGCGATTGCGGCACCAGGTCGCAAAGTTCTCGTCGCCGGCGCCTACTCGGGAGGAATTGCTGGCCGGGGCGAGGAGGACGCAGCTTGGCTCAGCATCTACGATGCCTCGAACTGCCTGAATCCCAAATTGCAGAGCGAGTTCAAGTGGCCCGCCAACATCCACAATGTGACAATCTCTCCCAACGGTCGTCGCGTCTACGGTACAGAAGTCGTGCCCGGACTCGGTTCGGGGAAGGGTGGCGTGCATGTGCTCGACATCAGCAACATGAAGCGCCCCCGCTATCTCGGCCGCTTCGGCGCCACGCGACCCAATGGATTGACGGCTGGGTTCACGCCACATGAAGTGTCGATCAGCCGTGATGAGCGGCGGATCTACGCGGCTGTCGTCGCCTCCGAAACCGGGGACGTGCCTGTGGAGAACGGCAGCGTCTACATTCTCGATAACAGCGACATCGTCGATGGGCGCTCTCAACCGAAGATGAGGCTCGTCGGCGAAGCCAAGCAAGGCGGTTGGCATTCTGTCGTGCCCGCGTCGATCAACGGAGTTCCACACCTGGTGGGTGCGGCCGAACTGGGCGCCTGTCCTGGAACATGGCCGCGGATCATCAATATCGCGGACGAGAAGAATCCAAAGGTCGTCGGCGAGTTCAAGCTGCAAATGAATATCAAGGAGAACTGCGACGCGATACGATTTACTCCTCGGAAGGAGGATCCCTATGCGAGCTTCATCCCAATCCCAGACATCACCGAGCGCCTCGGCGCGGTTGCCTCGCATTACAACGATGTCGACGATGCAAGGAACACGAGGCTTGGTCTGTTCCCCTTCTTCGCTGGCGGAGTGAGGATCGTTGATTTGCGCGATCCTACAAAGCCGGTTGAAGTCGGCTACTATAAGCCGGGTGCGAATCCCGATACCCCGCTAAGTGGCAACGGGCTAAACTGGATAGGGTTGAACGACCAGGTAAGCGACGCGTGTGCGTCGCATGTACGCTATGTTCCCGAGTCCGGGCACATCTGGTTCGCCTGCGTCACGACCGGTTTCCACGTTGTCGAACTGAATCCGGACCTTCGCGCTCGCCTCGGCTTCCCGACCGTGAAGTGATAACCTGTGTCGGCCGCTGGCGGCTCGGCTTGAGGGCTGTCGGCGGGGGGTAGATGACGGAGCCCCTTTCGTCGCGGCGAGGCGCAAAACAGTGCGGGAGGCTTGTTCGCGCTCGCCGCGATCATGGCTGGGCGCGTTCTCCGCCTCCCGCCGCACATTGCTGGACCGAGCAACTTGAGCGACCGATCAGGCAATGAGCCAAGGGTCGCTCCAAGGGAGAAGAACATGCGTTACGAAGGCTCTGTTGCAAAAATCGTGAAGCTTGAGCATGCTTGGCGGAGATTGGACGGACGGAACGATGACGGATTTCAAGTGGCGCCATTTCCAGGGTGATGTGATCCTGTGGGCGGTGCGCTGGTATTGTCGCTATCCGATCAGCTATCGCGACCTTGAGGAAATGCTGGCGGAACGCGGCATTTCGGTCGACCATACGACGATCTATCGCTGGGTCCAGTGCTACGCCCCGGAGATGGAGAAGCGGCTGCGCTGGTTCTGGCGGCGTGGCTTTGATCCGAGCTGGCGCCTGGATGAAACCTACGTCAAGGTGCGGGGCAAGTGGACCTACCTGTACCGGGCAGTCGACAAGCGGGGCGACACGATCGATTTCTACCTGTCGCCGACCCGCAGCGCCAAGGCAGCGAAGCGGTTCCTGGGCAAGGCCCTGCGAGGCCTGAAGCACTGGGAAAAGCCTGCCACGCTCAATACCGACAAAGCGCCGAGCTATGGTGCAGCGATCACCGAATTGAAGCGCGAAGGAAAGCTGGACCGGGAGACGGCCCACCGGCAGGTGAAGTATCTCAATAACGTGATCGAGGCCGATCACGGAAAGCTCAAGATACTGATCAAGCCGGTGCGCGGTTTCAAATCGATCCCCACGGCCTATGCCACGATCAAGGGATTCGAAGTCATGCGAGCCCTGCGCAAAGGACAGGCTCGCCCCTGGTGCCTGCAGCCCGGCATCAGGGGCGAGGTGCGCCTTGTGGAGAGAGCTTTTGGCATTGGGCCCTCGGCGCTGACGGAGGCCATGGGCATGCTCAACCACCATTTCGCAGCAGCCGCCTGATCGGCGCAGAGCGACAGCCTACCTCTGACTGCCGCCAATCTTTGCAACAGAGCCTAGTGGCCGACGATCGCGGTTTCGTCATGGGGGATATCGAACAGGCGACGCCTTTCTTCTCCGGTCAATAATCGCCGCCGCGCCATCCTGCCTCCATCCCGAGTCGAGAGCGACAGGCTAGCGTCAATCTAGAGTATAGCCTAACCGGACGTCAGGATGCAGCGGCGGTTTCTGTCAGGATAGGGTTATGGCAAGCATTTATTGACGCATGTTCCGCCGTGTCATAGAATTCAACCTGACATTTTGACCGGAGGCGGCGATGAAAGGCCAGAGGATCGGTTACGTCCGGGTGAGCACATTCGATCAGAATGTCGATCGCCAGTTGGACGGGCAGTCGCTCGACCGGATTTTCACCGACAAGGCATCGGGCAAGGACATCAACCGCCCCGAACTCGATGCCATGCTCGCCTTCGCCCGCGAGGGTGACACCGTCGTGGTCCACAGCATGGATCGATTGGCGCGTAATCTCGACGATCTGCGCAAACTGGTTCAGTCCCTCACCAAAAGAGGCGTCCGGATCGAGTTCGTGAAGGAAAGCCTGGCCTTCTCGGGCGAGGATTCTCCGATGGCCAACCTGATGCTCTCGGTCATGGGTGCGTTCGCCGAATTCGAGCGCGCCCTGATCCGGGAGCGGCAGCGCGAAGGCATTGCGGTCGCCAGACAACGCGGTGCTTATCGCGGGCGGAAACGTTCCCTCTCCGACGAAATGGTCGCCGAGCTGCACCGCCGTGTTGATGACGGCGAGCGCAAGGCCGTCATCGCCCGTGACCTGGGGATCAGTCGCGAAACCCTCTACCAGTATCTCCGCGCTGCCACCTGAGCCGGTTTCACCCAGCCTCGCTCACCCTTAGGCTTGTCTGATTGATACGACCAATGTCACGTCTCTTGAATTGCTTGAATCATATCAATGAGGATTGGAGGTCTCCTTCGTCAAACGAATGGCAAGAGCGCGACCGATTGCCGCTGCGGCGACTGGCTGGACGGCGCTTGGCGGAAATGGTGCAACCGAACTAGCATTGATCTCGCAAAGCGCATAGGAGCCATCGCTGATGGCTTCACCAAGGCGAAATAGGAAGTCGGCGTCCCAAAGAAGCGGAAGATCGTGGTCGGCGATCGACAGCAACCTTTGCATCTCTGGAATCCAGCGATCCTCCATCGCTTTCCGTAAGGCTGCGAAGCGCGTCACCTCCGGTCCGAACATAGCGCGGCCCATCGGCTGTGGGGTTGACGACGTTGTATCAATGGCCGTTGGCGTCATCAGCGCAGTGATCAGGTTGTGCCCAAAGCCAACCACTCGGTGCCCGCACACGTAGCAGCGGACCATGCCCTCGGACGACTGCGGCTGATAAGCCTGATCGATCAGCACGCCGCCGTCGTTTAGAAACGGCACCCACCTTTCCAAGCACTCGGCTAGGCTGATGCGCTCCGATTTGCTTCCTTGGCGGGCCTCTTGAACTTTCACCGACGTTTTCAAAGCCGGAGCGTTTCCCGCTTCGTCTAGTTGGACACGCCATACATTCCTGCCGCCGTTGCCGTAGTTCGGCTTCAGCACGCGCGGGCCTGCGGCAAGATGTTCGGGGAAACGAGCGCGAAGGCCTTCAGCGTCCACGTATCGATCGACATCGCTGCCCCATTCCATGGATCGCGTTGTGTAGAGCACTTCCTTGACGCCGATTTTGGCGATCACGTCAGGATGCGCGCTGACGACAACGCCGCACCCCGCGACTTCGCGCAGCATTGGATCGAGCTGCGAGCGGTCGCCTGAAATGTCCAACGGATTCACCCAGACCAGCACTGCGTCGCACGACAGCAGCTCGTCCCGAATCTCGCGAACCGCCTCGTCCCTGTACAGTACAGGCCTTGCGGTCGCCCCGAGCGCCCGCAAGGCCTGCATTATCGGCCACTGCCGGGCTTCATGAAAGCGATGCGTCCACTCGGCTGCTTGCCCACGCTAAAGAAGAGCGATGTTCGGGCCGGATGTCATTGTTGCATCTCCCCATCGGACCTGTCCCCTTTGTGGTCGCGAACTCAGGTGTCGCGCAGCAGTGGGTGTTAAGCCACGGCGGTCGGGTTCAGCCGCCGCCGCGCAAAGCCGCGGCATAGCGCCGGTCGACCACTTCCCAGTCGATGTTGCGGAAGAAGGCGTCGACATATTTGGCGGCGGCGGTGCCGTAATCCATGTGGAAACTGTGCTCGTACATATCGAGCGCGAGCAGCGGCACGCCGGCAATCGCACCGTGCATATGATCCCACGCCCAATGGTTGTGCAGCGAGCGCGTGTGGAGATTGTAGACGAGCACGCACCAGCCCGATCCGCCGGCAAGGCTCATCCCGGTACGGCGGAAGTCGGCTTCCCAGCGGTCGAACGAGCCGAACGCCGCGCCCAGCGCGTCGCGGATGGAACCGGCTGCCTGGCCGTTGCCGCCGAGCCCGTCGAAATAGACCTCATGGAGCACGACCGAGCCGGTGCGGTGCAGCTCCTCGCGCTTCAATCCGCCATAGACCACCGGCGGCAGGTCCGTGTCAGCGAGCGCGGCGGCAAGTCGTGTCTCGATCATATTCAGGGCCTTGACCGAGCCCGCATAATTGTTCTCGTGGTGCGATGTGATCAGCCTTTCGGAGAGGCCGTGAAGCCTGGCGGGATTGAACCTGAGCGGCTTGACCTGATGATTTCCGGCAAAGGCGGGGACAGCCGCCGGCGCTGCGGCCGGCGTCTGCGCAGAGGCTTCGTTGATAGTCATGGCGGCGGCTCCGATGCCAAGAGTTGCGATTGCACTGCGTCGGGAAAGATGGTCGATCGTCACGCGTCACTCCTTCAGATGATCATTACATATGCGGCCCCGAGGACCGAGCAGACGCCGAGCACCGGCAGCATGCCGGCCTTGAACCGGAACATGGCGAGTATCGCACCCACCGCGAGCGCCAGCGCCGGCCAGTTGACGGACGTTAGGACTGGGAGATCGATGGTGCCGGCTGCGAACGGCACTTCGCGGACTTGCTCGAACAGAGTGTGGATACCAAACCAGACCGCCAGATTGAGGATCACGCCGACCACTGCGGCGGTGATCGCCGAAAGCGCGGCCGACAATGCGCGGTTGCCGCGCAGCCGCTCGATGAATGGCGCGCCGGCGAAGATCCACAGGAAGCATGGCAGGAAGGTAACCCAGGTGGTGAGGATTGCGCCGAAGGTCGCGGCGACGAGCGGCGGCAGCCCGGTCGCTTCGCGGAAGGCCGCGAGGAAGCCGACGAACTGCGTCACCATGATCAGCGGCCCGGGCGTGGTCTCGGCCATGCCGAGCCCGTCGAGCATCTCGCCGGGCTGGAGCCAGCCATAGGTCTCGACTGCCTCCTGCGCGACATAGGCGAGCACCGCATAGGCGCCGCCGAAGGTCACCACCGCCATCTGGCTGAAGAAGGTGGCGATGCGGCTGAACACGTCGTCGGGGCCGAACGCGAACAGCAGCGCTGCGACCGGCCCGAGCCAGAGCAGCAGCAGGACGCCGGAGATGCGCAGCGACCAAGAGAGGTTCGGCCGGGCATGGTCGGGAAGGCCCTCGCCAAGAGCGGTGTCGCGGTCGTGGATTATCTCAGCGCCGGCGGGACCATGTCCGCCGCCGCCCTTGAATGCGGCGTAACCAGCGCGGCCACTGAAGAAGCCGATCAGCGCGGCGGCAAGCACGATCAGCGGGAAGGGCACGTCGAGCACGAAGATCGCGACGAACGCCAGCGCGGCAAAACCGCGCATGACGTTGTTCTTCAAGGCACGCGAACCCACCCGGACCACCGCCTGTAGCACCACCGCCAGCACGGCGGCCTTCAATCCGAAGAACAATCCCTCGACCAGCGGCACTTCGCCGAGCAGCACATAGACATAGCTGAGCCCTAAAATCGCGAGGAAGCCGGGCAGCACGAATAGCGCGCCCGCGACCAGGCCGCCCTTGGTCTTATGGAGCAACCAGCCAATATAGACAGCTAGCTGTTGCGCTTCAGGGCCGGGCAGCAGCATGCAATAGTTGAGCGCGTGGAGGAACCGCTCCTCGCCGATCCAGCGCTTCTCCTCGACCAGGATGCGATGCATCACCGCTATCTGGCCCGCCGGTCCGCCGAAGCTGAGCAGCGCGACCCTGATCCAGACGCGCACCGCCTCGCCAAAGCTGATGCCGTGCTCGTGCAGCGTCTCGACTGCGATTTCAGCGCGTGCGCTGGCCTCCATCTTTAGTCCTCTTTTCGCCGGGTGAAGTGAGCATAGAATCCGTCGAGCGCGGTCGATCCGCGCGCGATCCGCTCCTCGTCGTCGTCGGTGCCGGCACAGATGCCGGCGATAAGCGCGCTCACTCCCGGAGTTTCCGGGCGCTCGAACCGAGCATCGGCAATATCAAGGTCGTGAACAATTTCGCCGAGCGCCCGCAGCGCGGGGTCGGTCTCGAGACCGGTGAGGAACACCAAGGTCTCGAAGGAGCAGCGGTCGCCTTCGTGGGTGAACTCAGCGTCCGCCATGTCGAACCTCAGTTCGTCAGGCTCCGGCACATATCCTTTGCCCTCGACGAACTTGAAGCTCGCCTCGGGGTCGATGAAGCGGCGAATGAGCCAGGCGGACGCGATGCGATCGACATGGACATGGCGGCGCGTCACCCAAACGCGGCGCTTTAGCTCCGCCGGGGTCAGCTCGGGCGCACCGGGGCCGCTCACATCGGGATGTTGGTGAGAGCGGCGGTCCGCCTCGGTGATGGCGGCCTGTGCCGCCTGCCGACCATGCGCACCGAAAAAGTCGATCGCGGCGACCTCGTTCAGGCGTTTGCGCAGGCGGCCCACATCCGCCGCCGCGACATACTCGCCCTCACACAGCGCGCGCGCCTCGCGTGCCAACTCCTCATAGTCGGCGTCACGCGCAGCGTCGAACACTCCGCGCAGCTCCGCATCGCCCATGCCGCCGACAAGGCGCGCTTCGAGGATCAGCGCCTCGCCGCCATTTTCGGTGATCTCGCGATGCAGTTCTTCGAACAGCGCGCGCGTGTCCTCGCGATTGGGGAGCGCATGGACGGCGTTCTTGAGCGGCGCGGCCCCGATCGCCTGCAAACGCCGCCAGACCTTCACCCGCAAATAGGCAGGCTTAGCCGGAAGCTGCGGGATCAGGAGCAACCAAGGGGAAGCTTGTGTGTTTGTCATAGTTGTATCGTCACTAGCCTACAAGTGTAAGGGTTGCATCACAAGCCTCATGAGCATAGGACTGCTTATCCCGAAGAAAGAAACCGGAGCGTAATGTCGCGGCTCGCCGGCGGCGCGCTCGCATGACGTGAGGCTTTCCGTGTCGAGTGCGCTGATGAAGGATCAATTATGCTGAAAAAGACCATCGCCTTGGGATTCGCCAGCCTCCTGCTGGCAAGCCCGGCATGGGCAGCGCCGGACTGGTCGGCTGTCGACCGGGCGATAGGACGAGCGGGGGCCGAACAGCCGGGGGGCGTTCACCGCTACAGCTTCCCGCGTTCGGACCTGAGCGTCACGCTGGATGGGGTGACGATCAAGCCCTCCCTCGCGCTCGGCTCTTGGGCGGCGTTTCAGCCGATGGGCGACGAGGCGATGGTGATGGGCGATCTCGTGCTGACCCACGACGAGGTGAACCCCGTTTTGAGCCGCCTGCTCGCAAGCGGTTTTACGATCACCGCGCTCCACAATCACCTGCTCCGCTCTTCGCCTGCGACCATGTACATGCACATTGCCGGCCACGGCGACCCGGTGAAGCTCGCGGCCGCGCTCCGGCAAGCGCTATCAGCCAGTCGGACCCCGCTCGCCGCGCCGCAATCGCCTTCGGCCAGCGCAGCCGCATCGCGGCTCGACCTCGATGTGGCCCCGCTCAACCGGTTGATGGGCGGTGAGGGCAAGACGGCCGGTGGCATCCTCCAATACAGCTTTCCGCGCGCCGAGCGGCTGATGGACGGCGATATGGAGACTCCGCCGACGATGGGCACGGCGACCGCGATCAACTTTCAGCCAACCGGGGACGGCCGAGCCGCCATCACCGGCGATTTCGTACTTGTCGCAAACGAGGTCGATCCGGTCCTGCGCGTGCTGCGGACGAACGGGATCGAGGTCACGGCGCTGCATAATCATATGCTAAACGACGAGCCGCGGCTGTTCTTCATGCACTTCTGGGCCAACGACGACGCAGCCAAGCTCGCCCGTGGGCTGCGCGCGGCGCTCGACAGGATGAACAATCAGAGGAGTTGAACTCGGACGACGGCTCATTGGGCCGTAACCGCCGCCCGCCCGACCCCACGGCCCTTATGCAGGAAGTGGAATGGAACATGGCTAGCAAACGAACTCTCACTGTTGTCGCAAGCGTGGGCGCGGCCGCGCTGGCGATCGCGGGCGTGGCGATCGCGCAAAACCACGAGGCGAACGAAAACCGGATAATCGGCAAGCACAGCGAACGAGACATCCCGCTTGCTCAGGTGCCCGAGGCCGCGATGAACGCGGCACGCGCGCAACTCGCGTCAATAAGCAAAGCGGAGCAAGTCACCCGAAAGGCGGACGGAAGCACGCTCTATGAAATCAAGGGCAAGAACAGCGACGGAAAGACGATCGAACTGTTCGTCACGCCCGAAGGCCAGGTGCTCGGCCGCGAATGATGGATCAGCACGGGGCGCCGGCCGTCGAGGGCCGTGCGCCCCTTCCGAAATGATACTGCGGAATAGGAGACGAAAATGCGGCCAAGGCGATGGATAT from Sphingobium yanoikuyae includes:
- a CDS encoding PepSY domain-containing protein, translated to MNSDDGSLGRNRRPPDPTALMQEVEWNMASKRTLTVVASVGAAALAIAGVAIAQNHEANENRIIGKHSERDIPLAQVPEAAMNAARAQLASISKAEQVTRKADGSTLYEIKGKNSDGKTIELFVTPEGQVLGRE